A region from the Halomarina litorea genome encodes:
- a CDS encoding conditioned medium-induced protein 4 — protein sequence MDEKTAELRDIFIDVTDGETVTEKQEEARGSLTENEEHVGTRVEDIVARMREQFDFESDLSNGDLRRVAEGYHDGETDAAIAEALDADPETVVTARHDLHLLHDRELEPPFELARLRELLNEDRTVADVAEELDASASTVRKYRAVVETRREMRSVNNRFVDEFAELLTDADLQDHTDEVKQDGLDEATEGMETNVSL from the coding sequence ATGGACGAGAAAACCGCAGAACTCCGTGATATCTTCATCGACGTGACGGACGGGGAGACGGTCACCGAGAAACAGGAGGAGGCGCGGGGGTCGCTCACCGAGAACGAGGAGCACGTCGGGACTCGTGTCGAGGACATCGTCGCACGCATGCGCGAGCAGTTCGACTTCGAGTCGGACCTCTCGAACGGTGACCTGCGCCGGGTCGCCGAGGGGTACCACGACGGCGAGACGGACGCCGCCATCGCCGAGGCCCTCGACGCGGACCCCGAGACGGTCGTCACGGCCCGCCACGACCTCCACCTCCTCCACGACCGGGAACTGGAACCACCCTTCGAACTGGCCCGCCTGCGCGAACTCCTCAACGAGGACCGCACGGTGGCCGACGTCGCCGAGGAACTCGACGCGTCCGCCTCGACGGTCCGGAAGTACCGCGCCGTCGTCGAGACGCGCAGGGAGATGCGAAGCGTCAACAACCGCTTCGTCGACGAGTTCGCCGAACTCCTCACGGACGCCGACCTGCAGGACCACACCGACGAGGTCAAACAGGACGGTCTGGACGAGGCCACCGAAGGCATGGAGACGAACGTCTCGCTCTAA
- the hemL gene encoding glutamate-1-semialdehyde 2,1-aminomutase → MTRNREASRALYDRALSVMPGGVNSSVRATQPYPTFVRKGDGAHVIDHDGNRYIDYVMGYGPLLLGHDMPESISAAVQRAASEGPMYGAPTEVEVDLAEFVARHVPSVEMVRFVNSGTEATVSAVRLARGFTGRNKIVVMQGGYHGAQESTLVEGDAEHPRPSTSGIPQSFAEHTLPVPFNDEERVREVFERHGEDVAAVLVEPVLGNTGIVMPEDGYHETLRGLCDDYGSLLVFDEVITGFRVGGLQCAQGKFGVTPDLTTFGKIVGGGFPVGAIGGRADIVEHFSPSGDVFQSGTFSGHPVTMAAGLATLEFCAENDVYDHVNALGEQLREGLTDIVADYAPEYTVVGTDSMFKVVFSRATTDPQSEPCSAGCRQDPECARYGECPKTGADVANAENQRWDRLFRPFMEGEGVLLPANQFESQFVSYAHTEADVEETLSAYEAFFE, encoded by the coding sequence ATGACTCGGAACCGCGAGGCCTCCCGTGCGCTCTACGACCGGGCGCTCTCGGTCATGCCGGGCGGCGTCAACTCCTCGGTACGGGCGACCCAGCCGTATCCCACGTTCGTCAGGAAGGGCGACGGCGCGCACGTAATCGACCACGACGGGAACCGCTACATCGACTACGTGATGGGCTACGGCCCACTGCTCCTCGGACACGACATGCCCGAATCGATCTCGGCGGCCGTCCAGCGAGCGGCCAGCGAGGGCCCGATGTACGGCGCGCCGACCGAGGTGGAGGTCGACCTCGCGGAGTTCGTCGCCCGCCACGTCCCCTCGGTGGAGATGGTGCGGTTCGTCAACTCCGGTACCGAAGCCACCGTCTCCGCCGTCCGCCTCGCCCGCGGGTTCACCGGCCGGAACAAGATCGTCGTGATGCAGGGCGGCTACCACGGCGCACAGGAGTCCACACTCGTCGAGGGGGACGCCGAACACCCTCGCCCCTCGACCAGCGGTATCCCCCAGTCGTTCGCCGAACACACCCTCCCCGTCCCGTTCAACGACGAAGAGCGCGTTCGAGAGGTGTTCGAGCGCCACGGCGAGGACGTCGCGGCCGTGCTGGTCGAACCCGTCCTCGGGAACACGGGCATCGTGATGCCCGAGGACGGCTACCACGAGACGCTGCGGGGCCTGTGTGACGACTACGGTTCGCTGCTGGTGTTCGACGAGGTCATCACCGGCTTCCGCGTCGGCGGTCTCCAGTGCGCACAGGGGAAGTTCGGCGTCACGCCCGACCTCACGACGTTCGGGAAGATCGTCGGCGGCGGCTTCCCGGTGGGTGCGATCGGCGGCCGTGCGGACATCGTCGAGCACTTCTCGCCGTCGGGCGACGTCTTCCAGTCGGGCACCTTCTCGGGCCACCCCGTGACGATGGCCGCCGGCCTCGCCACGCTGGAGTTCTGCGCCGAGAACGACGTCTACGACCACGTGAACGCGCTCGGCGAGCAGTTGCGCGAGGGCCTGACCGACATCGTCGCCGACTACGCTCCCGAGTACACCGTCGTCGGCACGGACTCCATGTTCAAGGTGGTGTTCTCGCGGGCCACCACCGACCCCCAGAGCGAACCCTGTTCGGCGGGGTGCCGGCAGGACCCCGAGTGCGCCCGCTACGGCGAATGCCCGAAGACCGGCGCGGACGTGGCGAACGCCGAGAACCAGCGCTGGGACCGCCTGTTCCGCCCGTTCATGGAGGGTGAGGGCGTCCTCCTCCCGGCCAACCAGTTCGAGAGCCAGTTCGTCAGCTACGCCCACACCGAGGCGGACGTCGAGGAGACGCTTTCGGCCTACGAGGCGTTCTTCGAGTAG
- a CDS encoding biotin transporter BioY produces the protein MTTTDQAVDLVGEATVGNLARAALFAAATSATAPVSVTHPLAPNIPITLQTLWVFLAGLFLGPLWAGVSFVLYLLAGVVGLPVFAGATGGVGHLFGGTGGYLFGFVFGAIATGLVAHGTSLESPRAIPLPRLVAAPVVGAVVVYAFGVVGLMLALGLGLVTAVTTGVLPFLPTAAIKVGASVLVARSDAVVPR, from the coding sequence ATGACCACGACCGATCAGGCGGTCGACCTCGTCGGCGAGGCCACCGTCGGAAACCTCGCGCGCGCAGCGCTGTTCGCCGCCGCCACGAGCGCCACGGCACCCGTGAGCGTCACCCACCCCCTCGCACCGAACATCCCCATCACGCTCCAGACGCTGTGGGTGTTCCTCGCGGGCCTGTTCCTCGGTCCGCTATGGGCCGGCGTCTCGTTCGTCCTCTACCTGCTGGCGGGCGTCGTCGGTCTCCCGGTGTTCGCGGGCGCGACCGGCGGCGTGGGTCACCTCTTCGGGGGGACCGGCGGCTACCTCTTCGGGTTCGTCTTCGGCGCGATAGCGACGGGCCTCGTCGCCCACGGGACCTCCCTCGAGTCGCCGCGCGCGATTCCCCTGCCGCGCCTCGTCGCCGCGCCCGTCGTGGGTGCCGTCGTCGTCTACGCCTTCGGCGTCGTCGGCCTGATGCTCGCACTCGGTCTCGGCCTCGTCACGGCCGTCACCACGGGCGTCCTCCCGTTCCTGCCGACCGCGGCCATCAAGGTGGGCGCGTCGGTGCTCGTCGCCCGGAGCGACGCCGTCGTGCCCCGATAG
- the hemB gene encoding porphobilinogen synthase, whose product MDLPHRPRRLRTDGLRPLVSETHLSPSDFIAPVFVDATTDTRQPIGSMPGHSRVPVEEAVERVEEVLDTGVEAVMVFGIPESKDPQGSRAWAEDGVVQRAVRDITRETDAYVVTDVCFCEYTDHGHCGILTSEASESWERLRRDQVVEEHAADDPTLTVRNDETLDLLARTAVSHAEAGADMVAPSSMTDGMVGAIRSGLDGAGFSDVPVMSYAAKYESAFYGPFRDAADGAPAFGDRRHYQMDPANAREAMREVRLDVEQGADVLMVKPALPYLDIVRDIRREFDHPVAAYNVSGEYAMVHAAAEKGWLDLDAAAFESLLSIKRAGADLILTYFAERVAESLSD is encoded by the coding sequence ATGGACCTGCCCCACCGCCCGCGCCGTCTCCGAACCGACGGTCTGAGACCCCTCGTCAGCGAGACGCACCTCTCGCCGTCGGACTTCATCGCGCCCGTCTTCGTGGACGCGACGACCGACACCCGTCAGCCAATCGGGTCGATGCCCGGTCACTCGCGGGTGCCCGTCGAGGAGGCCGTCGAACGCGTCGAGGAGGTCCTCGACACCGGCGTCGAGGCGGTGATGGTGTTCGGCATCCCCGAGTCGAAGGACCCCCAGGGGTCGCGCGCGTGGGCCGAGGACGGCGTCGTCCAGCGGGCGGTACGGGACATCACCCGCGAGACGGACGCCTACGTCGTCACGGACGTCTGTTTCTGTGAGTACACCGACCACGGGCACTGCGGGATTCTCACGAGCGAAGCGAGTGAGAGCTGGGAGCGGCTTCGCCGCGACCAAGTCGTCGAAGAACACGCCGCGGACGACCCCACGCTCACCGTGCGGAACGACGAGACGCTCGACTTGCTCGCTCGAACGGCCGTCTCGCACGCCGAGGCAGGCGCGGACATGGTCGCGCCCTCCAGCATGACCGACGGGATGGTCGGCGCGATTCGCTCCGGACTGGACGGGGCGGGCTTCTCGGACGTTCCCGTCATGAGCTACGCCGCGAAGTACGAGTCGGCGTTCTACGGCCCCTTCCGAGACGCCGCCGACGGCGCGCCCGCCTTCGGCGACCGGCGACACTACCAGATGGACCCCGCGAACGCCCGCGAGGCGATGCGCGAGGTCCGACTCGACGTCGAACAGGGCGCGGACGTGCTGATGGTGAAACCTGCGCTCCCCTACCTCGACATCGTCCGGGACATCAGGCGGGAGTTCGACCACCCCGTCGCCGCCTACAACGTCAGCGGCGAGTACGCGATGGTCCACGCCGCCGCGGAGAAGGGGTGGCTGGACCTCGACGCGGCCGCCTTCGAGTCGCTGCTCTCCATCAAGCGGGCGGGCGCGGACCTCATCCTGACGTACTTTGCAGAGCGTGTCGCCGAGTCGCTCTCCGATTGA
- a CDS encoding GerW family sporulation protein, with protein sequence MSDNDERRRERVRDRARRFVDRLGERRGHAVSVIERLSEAASVEAVYGDPLTVDGRTVIPVARVAYGFGGGYDPMADREKGASGGGGGVRASPVGVLEVTEGETRFVRFGRRRRTIGAFAVGVLVGALAAYSRARRGER encoded by the coding sequence ATGAGCGACAACGACGAACGTCGGAGGGAACGGGTCCGTGACAGGGCGAGGCGGTTCGTCGACCGCCTCGGGGAACGGCGGGGCCACGCGGTATCCGTCATCGAGCGACTGAGCGAGGCGGCGAGCGTCGAAGCGGTGTACGGCGACCCCCTCACCGTCGACGGCCGGACGGTGATTCCCGTCGCCCGCGTCGCCTACGGGTTCGGCGGCGGCTACGACCCGATGGCGGACCGCGAGAAGGGAGCGAGCGGGGGCGGGGGCGGCGTCCGCGCCTCGCCCGTCGGCGTCCTCGAAGTCACAGAGGGCGAGACGCGGTTCGTCCGCTTCGGACGACGCCGACGGACGATTGGGGCGTTCGCCGTCGGAGTGCTCGTGGGCGCGCTGGCGGCCTACTCGCGGGCGAGGCGGGGCGAGCGGTAG
- a CDS encoding energy-coupling factor ABC transporter ATP-binding protein, producing the protein MIRVRDLVHRYDDGTPAVDGVSLDVPDGEFLVLAGANGSGKTTLVRHCNGLLTPDEGAVNIDGRPVSEDLVAARTSVGMVFQDPRDGFVAATVGADVAFGPENLGLPHEEIDRRVADALAAVNMAGREGERIDALSGGEQKRVAIAGALAMDPDHLVLDEPFTGLDWPARRSVLDHLAALHAGGTGVVLVTHDLRDVDALADRFVLLADGRVAHDGASLPDADRLTDLGVRPPGV; encoded by the coding sequence ATGATTCGGGTCCGGGATCTCGTCCACCGTTACGACGACGGCACCCCCGCGGTCGACGGCGTCTCGCTCGACGTCCCCGACGGGGAGTTCCTCGTCCTCGCGGGGGCCAACGGGTCCGGGAAGACCACGCTCGTCCGTCACTGCAACGGCCTGCTCACCCCCGACGAGGGCGCGGTGAACATCGACGGCCGCCCGGTGAGCGAGGACCTCGTCGCCGCCCGCACGAGCGTCGGAATGGTCTTTCAGGACCCGCGCGACGGGTTCGTGGCGGCGACGGTCGGCGCGGACGTGGCCTTCGGCCCCGAGAACCTCGGCCTTCCCCACGAGGAGATCGACCGGCGTGTCGCGGACGCACTCGCCGCCGTCAACATGGCCGGTCGGGAGGGCGAGCGCATCGACGCCCTCTCGGGCGGCGAACAGAAGCGGGTCGCCATCGCGGGGGCGCTGGCGATGGACCCCGACCACCTCGTCCTCGACGAACCGTTCACCGGCCTCGACTGGCCGGCCCGCCGGTCGGTGCTCGACCACCTCGCCGCCCTGCACGCCGGGGGGACGGGCGTCGTCCTCGTCACCCACGACCTGCGGGACGTCGACGCACTCGCCGACCGGTTCGTCCTCCTCGCAGACGGTCGGGTCGCCCACGACGGCGCGTCGCTCCCCGACGCGGACCGACTGACCGACCTCGGCGTTCGCCCGCCCGGGGTCTGA
- a CDS encoding L-threonylcarbamoyladenylate synthase: MDPDFDLDLDAAVDAIADGECVVYPTETVYGLGADARSPDAVGRVFDLKGRSRDKPVSLGVPSVDAAREYTRPTEREVAFMREFLPGPVTVVVERRESVPDVLTAGRDRVGVRVPDHDVALELLERAEVPLTATSANRSGQGSARVVGDVDPAIREACVVLDAGETGGAESTVVDVSSGEIHRSGALAGDVEAWLDVH; the protein is encoded by the coding sequence ATGGACCCCGACTTCGACCTGGACCTCGACGCCGCCGTCGACGCCATCGCCGACGGCGAGTGCGTCGTCTACCCGACCGAGACGGTGTACGGCCTCGGCGCGGACGCCCGCTCTCCCGACGCGGTCGGACGGGTCTTCGACCTGAAGGGCCGGTCGCGCGACAAGCCCGTCTCGCTCGGCGTCCCGAGTGTCGACGCCGCCCGCGAGTACACCCGACCGACGGAGCGTGAGGTCGCGTTCATGCGCGAGTTCCTCCCCGGGCCGGTGACGGTCGTCGTGGAACGCCGCGAGTCGGTCCCGGACGTACTGACCGCCGGGCGCGACCGGGTGGGCGTGCGGGTGCCCGACCACGACGTCGCCCTCGAACTCCTCGAACGGGCGGAGGTACCGCTGACCGCCACGAGTGCGAACCGCTCGGGGCAGGGGAGCGCCCGCGTCGTCGGGGACGTCGACCCCGCCATCCGCGAGGCCTGTGTCGTCCTCGACGCCGGGGAGACGGGTGGTGCCGAGAGCACCGTCGTGGACGTGTCGTCCGGTGAGATTCACCGATCGGGGGCGCTCGCGGGCGACGTCGAGGCGTGGCTGGACGTCCACTGA
- a CDS encoding heterodisulfide reductase-related iron-sulfur binding cluster, which yields MTNPLQASEVTRETFWLIGPVGEVVFYWLAALTVLVFGYGVYERFSRYSRGDSDPQDRLSDLPGRIARAAKVVFSNEKQFDRDFVGGVMHSFILWGFLTLLIGTTILAIDMDIWTKLLGQDSFFDGMFYLSYSLVMDAMGLLFVVGLGVALYRRYVVRKERLWGKHSNWEDAFLVWSLFLLGVGGYLVEGVRILGTSESRDVSFEVVSFVGWFVKDVFELAGMDAGMAQAVYPALWWSHALLAFVFIAAVPKAKPFHMISSFANVVTNDEKAGKRLPGIPADLDHTNAEDIDDFTWKELLDQDACTKCGRCSSVCPAKASGRPLDPRDVILDLKSYRESTDAGEDPKPIVADGGGVIDTETMESCMACMACMDACPVDIEHLSSFTRMNRQMTDEGMIKPSLQEVFQNVMQKGNTFGEAPRKRGNWTDELDFEVADAREHEVEYLWYVGDYPSFDDRNKKVARSLATLFEHADVSVGILYDDEVYDGNDVRRVGEEFLFLEQAGTLIDSFEACEFDKLVCTDPHSYNTFKNEYTDIDFDEFADDPMMDFGIEGFWNENGETEVYHYTQVVQELVDRGQVRLDGTELDYTVTYHDPCHLGRYNDVYEAPRELVKATGCDLHEMPRNRADSFCCGGGGGGLWMDLEEEVKPSEERLREALEDTDAGGRVEKFVVACPMCMTMYEDGRKTGGFEDDIEIVGLSELLAEAVTARGATVSDTTEAATPADD from the coding sequence ATGACAAACCCGCTGCAGGCGTCGGAGGTGACCCGCGAGACCTTCTGGCTCATCGGCCCGGTCGGTGAGGTGGTCTTTTACTGGCTCGCGGCGCTCACCGTCCTCGTCTTCGGTTACGGGGTCTACGAGCGTTTCTCGCGCTACTCGCGGGGCGACTCGGACCCACAGGACCGCCTGAGCGACCTGCCCGGCCGTATCGCCCGCGCCGCCAAGGTCGTGTTCTCGAACGAGAAGCAGTTCGACCGCGACTTCGTCGGCGGCGTGATGCACTCGTTCATCCTCTGGGGGTTCCTCACGCTGCTCATCGGGACGACCATCCTCGCCATCGACATGGACATCTGGACGAAGCTCCTCGGACAGGACTCCTTTTTCGACGGGATGTTCTACCTCTCGTACTCGCTCGTGATGGACGCGATGGGCCTCCTGTTCGTCGTCGGCCTCGGCGTCGCCCTCTACCGGCGTTACGTCGTCCGGAAGGAGCGTCTCTGGGGGAAACACTCGAACTGGGAGGACGCCTTCCTCGTCTGGTCGCTCTTCCTCCTCGGTGTGGGCGGCTACCTCGTCGAGGGCGTCCGCATCCTCGGGACGAGCGAGTCGCGTGACGTCTCCTTCGAGGTGGTGAGCTTCGTTGGCTGGTTCGTCAAGGACGTCTTCGAACTCGCTGGCATGGACGCCGGGATGGCGCAGGCCGTCTACCCCGCGCTCTGGTGGTCTCACGCCCTGCTGGCGTTCGTCTTCATCGCGGCAGTGCCGAAGGCCAAACCCTTCCACATGATCTCGAGTTTCGCCAACGTCGTCACGAACGACGAGAAGGCGGGCAAGCGCCTGCCCGGCATCCCCGCCGACCTCGACCACACGAACGCCGAGGACATCGACGACTTCACCTGGAAGGAACTGCTCGATCAGGACGCCTGTACGAAGTGCGGTCGCTGTTCGTCCGTGTGTCCCGCGAAGGCCTCGGGCCGCCCGCTCGACCCGCGCGACGTCATCCTCGACCTGAAGAGCTACCGCGAGTCGACCGACGCCGGCGAGGACCCGAAACCCATCGTCGCCGACGGCGGCGGCGTCATCGACACGGAGACGATGGAGTCCTGCATGGCCTGCATGGCCTGCATGGACGCCTGTCCTGTCGACATCGAGCACCTCTCTTCCTTTACGCGGATGAACCGCCAGATGACCGACGAGGGCATGATCAAGCCCAGCCTGCAGGAGGTGTTCCAGAACGTGATGCAGAAGGGCAACACGTTCGGCGAGGCACCCCGCAAGCGCGGCAACTGGACGGACGAACTCGACTTCGAGGTGGCCGACGCCCGCGAACACGAGGTGGAGTACCTCTGGTACGTCGGCGACTACCCGAGTTTCGACGACCGGAACAAGAAGGTGGCCCGCTCGCTCGCCACCCTCTTCGAACACGCCGACGTCTCCGTGGGCATCCTCTACGACGACGAGGTGTACGACGGCAACGACGTCCGGCGCGTGGGCGAGGAGTTCCTCTTCCTCGAACAGGCCGGGACGCTCATCGACTCCTTCGAGGCCTGCGAGTTCGACAAACTCGTCTGTACGGACCCGCACTCGTACAACACGTTCAAAAACGAGTACACGGACATCGACTTCGACGAGTTCGCCGACGACCCGATGATGGACTTCGGCATCGAGGGCTTCTGGAACGAGAACGGGGAGACCGAGGTGTACCACTACACGCAGGTGGTCCAGGAACTGGTCGACCGCGGGCAGGTTCGCCTCGACGGAACGGAACTCGACTACACCGTCACCTACCACGACCCCTGTCACCTCGGGCGGTACAACGATGTCTACGAGGCCCCGCGCGAACTCGTGAAGGCGACCGGCTGTGACCTCCACGAGATGCCGCGCAACCGCGCCGACTCCTTCTGCTGTGGAGGCGGCGGCGGCGGCCTCTGGATGGACCTCGAAGAGGAGGTCAAACCGAGCGAGGAACGCCTCCGCGAGGCGCTAGAGGACACCGACGCGGGCGGTCGCGTCGAGAAGTTCGTCGTCGCCTGCCCGATGTGCATGACGATGTACGAGGACGGCCGCAAGACCGGCGGCTTCGAGGACGACATCGAAATCGTCGGCCTCTCCGAGTTGCTCGCCGAGGCGGTCACCGCGCGCGGCGCGACGGTCTCGGACACGACCGAGGCCGCGACGCCCGCCGACGACTAG
- a CDS encoding ammonium transporter: MSVSLPLQSDPTTVMTGLNYVWVLTVTFLIFFMHAGFAMLEAGQVRSKNVANQLTKNMLTWSVGVVTFFVFGAGVEAVIAAVTGGGEGSPFFAIFSPESTLAWVDWLFGAVFAMTAATIVSGAVAGRMKLRAYVTYTVLLATVIYPVVTGLTWAGGWLGSSLGFADFAGGMIVHGMGGVAGLTAAAIVGPRLGRYDSDGTVNVIPGHSVTFAVLGTLILAFGWYGFNVGTAFAVLGVNEAGELVLADFASTVGRVALTTTLGMAAGAIGAGLMSLVKTDKVDTLYVANGMLAGLVGITSNTNVITWWAALVIGGLAGAQLPIVFEFVEKRLKIDDVCAVFPVHGSAGILGAILVGIPVFTVPDAGISLTSQVVGVAVIAGWTVLATALVFGALKAVGEIRVSREHELEGLDISEHGVETYPEFSLGDDPVVADGGIVRPDGGSVEAPEPNDGGIKMVVAYIRPDKLGDVKKALASVEAPSLTVTNVSGRGSQPARKGQWRGEEYVVDLHQKVKVECVVAEIPAETVAEAILDAAHTGEKGDGKVFVLPVENAYQIRTGAVGIEAV; encoded by the coding sequence ATGAGCGTGAGCCTCCCGCTCCAGTCCGACCCCACCACCGTCATGACGGGCCTGAACTACGTCTGGGTCCTGACGGTGACGTTCCTCATCTTCTTCATGCACGCCGGCTTCGCCATGCTGGAGGCCGGACAGGTGCGCTCGAAGAACGTCGCGAACCAGTTGACGAAGAACATGCTGACGTGGAGCGTCGGCGTCGTGACCTTCTTCGTCTTCGGCGCGGGCGTCGAGGCGGTCATCGCCGCCGTCACGGGCGGCGGCGAGGGCAGTCCGTTCTTCGCCATCTTCAGCCCCGAGAGCACGCTCGCGTGGGTCGACTGGCTGTTCGGCGCGGTGTTCGCCATGACGGCCGCGACCATCGTCTCTGGGGCGGTGGCGGGCCGGATGAAGCTCCGCGCGTACGTCACCTACACCGTCCTCCTCGCCACGGTCATCTACCCCGTCGTCACCGGCCTGACGTGGGCTGGCGGCTGGCTGGGTTCCTCGCTCGGCTTCGCGGACTTCGCGGGCGGCATGATCGTCCACGGCATGGGCGGGGTCGCCGGCCTGACCGCCGCGGCCATCGTCGGCCCGCGCCTCGGGCGCTACGACTCCGACGGGACCGTCAACGTCATCCCCGGCCACTCGGTCACCTTCGCGGTGCTGGGAACGCTCATCCTCGCGTTCGGCTGGTACGGCTTCAACGTCGGGACGGCCTTCGCCGTCCTCGGCGTCAACGAGGCGGGCGAACTCGTCCTCGCGGACTTCGCCAGCACGGTCGGGCGCGTCGCCCTCACGACGACCCTCGGGATGGCCGCCGGAGCCATCGGCGCGGGCCTGATGTCGCTCGTCAAGACCGACAAGGTCGACACGCTGTACGTCGCCAACGGGATGCTCGCCGGCCTCGTCGGTATCACCTCGAACACGAACGTCATCACGTGGTGGGCGGCGCTGGTCATCGGCGGCCTCGCGGGTGCCCAGTTGCCCATCGTCTTCGAGTTCGTCGAGAAACGCCTGAAGATCGACGACGTCTGTGCGGTCTTCCCCGTCCACGGGAGCGCCGGGATACTCGGTGCCATCCTCGTCGGCATCCCCGTGTTCACCGTCCCCGATGCGGGCATCTCGCTGACTTCGCAGGTCGTCGGCGTCGCCGTCATCGCCGGCTGGACCGTCCTCGCGACGGCGCTGGTGTTCGGCGCGCTGAAGGCCGTCGGCGAGATTCGCGTCAGCCGCGAACACGAACTGGAGGGCCTCGACATCAGCGAACACGGCGTCGAGACCTACCCCGAGTTCAGCCTCGGTGACGACCCCGTCGTGGCCGACGGCGGTATCGTCCGCCCGGACGGTGGGTCCGTCGAGGCACCCGAGCCCAACGACGGCGGCATCAAGATGGTCGTCGCCTACATCCGCCCGGACAAACTCGGCGACGTGAAGAAGGCCCTCGCGTCGGTCGAGGCACCCTCGCTCACCGTCACGAACGTCTCCGGTCGCGGCTCACAGCCCGCACGCAAGGGCCAGTGGCGCGGCGAGGAGTACGTCGTCGACCTCCACCAGAAGGTGAAGGTGGAGTGCGTCGTCGCCGAGATTCCCGCCGAGACGGTCGCCGAGGCCATCCTCGACGCGGCCCACACCGGCGAGAAGGGCGACGGCAAGGTGTTCGTCCTCCCCGTCGAGAACGCCTACCAGATTCGCACCGGCGCGGTCGGCATCGAGGCGGTCTGA
- a CDS encoding CRISPR-associated protein Cas4 — protein MYAFTDLSLAAYCPRKLYYRWRDAEEYEYPERDGRHELAFRYDALLDPGTELGEEPVAVAPDEYRRALGRSKARVGAFDALVNPDDRDVFLQGRRARGVAHKVLESPLAPSLVSAGAPPPEGVWEPQAVRAVAMAKALSWERETPVDRAFVEYAAHGVVRELELTARRTGQYRRALRTAAGIDGPPARTRRRSKCEACEYRGTCGVRTRSLRSLLGR, from the coding sequence GTGTACGCGTTCACCGACCTCTCGCTGGCGGCGTACTGCCCCCGGAAACTGTACTACCGCTGGCGCGACGCCGAGGAGTACGAGTACCCGGAGCGCGACGGCCGCCACGAACTCGCCTTCCGGTACGACGCGCTCCTCGACCCGGGGACAGAACTGGGTGAGGAACCCGTCGCTGTCGCCCCGGACGAGTACCGGCGGGCGCTCGGCCGGTCGAAGGCCCGCGTCGGGGCGTTCGACGCCCTCGTCAACCCGGACGACCGGGACGTGTTCCTGCAGGGGCGGCGGGCCCGCGGCGTCGCACACAAGGTGCTGGAGTCGCCGCTTGCGCCGTCGCTCGTCTCGGCGGGCGCGCCACCCCCGGAGGGCGTCTGGGAGCCACAGGCCGTCCGCGCGGTGGCGATGGCGAAGGCACTCTCGTGGGAGCGCGAGACGCCTGTCGACCGCGCCTTCGTGGAGTACGCCGCCCACGGCGTCGTGCGCGAACTCGAACTCACCGCCCGGCGGACGGGCCAGTACCGGCGAGCGCTCCGGACCGCCGCGGGTATCGACGGCCCGCCCGCGCGGACCCGCCGACGCTCGAAGTGCGAGGCCTGCGAGTACCGCGGGACGTGCGGGGTGCGTACCCGGTCGCTCCGCTCGCTGCTGGGTCGGTAG
- a CDS encoding energy-coupling factor transporter transmembrane component T family protein: MSLTYVPGDAYAHRLDPRTKLAVQAAFAVAAVAHTTPWGLAVLTLPALGAVRAAGGSVARTLWAYRAAVPFLVAAPLVEGFTWGGAWFVPADALSPALAGWRALLLLLVGGAYVRSTPIRESRAAIQWLLPGRVGVVCGAGIGFLMRFLPVLRRDLATIRSSMHARLAAERSLLDRIRLVGVTGLRRVFRRADGVSLALRARCFAWNPTLPRLSAGRQDVPALALAIALVAWGMV, from the coding sequence ATGAGCCTCACCTACGTCCCCGGGGACGCTTACGCCCACCGCCTCGACCCGCGGACGAAACTCGCCGTGCAGGCGGCATTCGCCGTCGCCGCCGTCGCGCACACGACGCCGTGGGGCCTCGCGGTCCTGACGCTCCCGGCGCTGGGAGCCGTCCGTGCCGCCGGCGGGTCGGTCGCCCGAACGCTGTGGGCCTACCGCGCGGCGGTTCCGTTCCTCGTCGCCGCGCCGCTAGTCGAGGGGTTCACGTGGGGCGGCGCGTGGTTCGTCCCAGCGGATGCCCTGTCCCCCGCGCTGGCCGGGTGGCGGGCGCTCCTCCTGTTGCTCGTCGGCGGCGCGTACGTCCGCTCGACGCCCATCCGGGAGTCGCGGGCGGCCATCCAGTGGCTCCTCCCCGGTCGGGTGGGCGTCGTCTGCGGGGCCGGAATCGGCTTCCTCATGCGCTTTCTCCCCGTTCTCCGGCGCGACCTCGCGACGATTCGCTCGTCGATGCACGCCCGCCTCGCGGCCGAACGCTCCCTCCTCGACAGAATCCGGCTGGTCGGCGTGACGGGCCTGCGGCGGGTGTTCCGCCGGGCCGACGGCGTCTCGCTCGCGCTCCGGGCGCGCTGTTTCGCCTGGAACCCCACGCTCCCCCGACTGTCGGCCGGCCGGCAGGACGTCCCCGCACTCGCGCTGGCGATTGCACTGGTAGCGTGGGGGATGGTCTGA